A region of the Candidatus Neomarinimicrobiota bacterium genome:
GAACTTTCCCTGCAATCTTCCAATCAGGAAACCGGTAATGGACTTCGTCAGAGGTGCCAAACCGATAAGGGATCCGGCACTGAGAAAATCTTCAATGATGCCGAGAGCGAAGCCGTAGATAACTCCCTGCATGCTTCCGTTCTTCAAAGCCAAGTAGATGACAAAAATAAGGAGGAAATCGGGGCGGATGCGTTGAATTGTCAGGTACTCTGACAGGACAAACTGAAGCAGAAAAACTGCGAAGGCTCCAATGGCAGGATGTCTCCAGTTCACCTCGCCTCCTTCAAAATCACAAACAGGTGCTGGAGCGCCGTAAAATCGGTAAATGCATCTGCTACAACAATTTTGT
Encoded here:
- the mreD gene encoding rod shape-determining protein MreD, whose product is MNWRHPAIGAFAVFLLQFVLSEYLTIQRIRPDFLLIFVIYLALKNGSMQGVIYGFALGIIEDFLSAGSLIGLAPLTKSITGFLIGRLQGKFHRMNPFVFHIAWVAVGLLHFVVYVYVRYQSVYESSQPLFWGTWILVAGYTFVFIGIMQIIVPFHRVHPNDKLA